TATCCGTTCTTGTGCTGGGCCGCTCGTGGTCGTGGTGGGACTTACTGCGTTTTTTGTGCTTGCTCTTGTGGTGGCGTCGCTTGCCCGACGGACTGGGTGTACGTGAACGGGAGCCCATGGCGCTGGATTGTGTGACTGTATAAGATCTTGAGCTAGTCGAAAGGCTTAACTTGGCTGCCACAACAAATCAATGAAAGCGAATTTAATTTCTCGAGCAATTTTCACAGATGCCTTAAAAACAGTGTGCACAACGTTGGCAGACTGGCCTGACATAATTCTGGTATTTTACGATACGGTATTTTCCgtgtttttctttatttacaTTTCAGTGTTGCGAAACATTAGACCGTCAATTGTTTTCAGTTCACATTGGTTTGTTTTGATCTAAAATCATTTGGTGGAACTTGTCGATCATGACTTGGTTATCCTTAAAGCCGACGCACTGCTTGGCCTCCTCCTTGGGCAGCCACTTGAGGTCGGTGTGCTCCTCGGAGAGAATGGGCTCCTGGCAGGGATTCCGCAGCTCCGCCAGCCAGTAAATAACAATTTTGGGCTTGCCTTTCACCTCATAATTCAGGGTCAGCGGAGTGTCCTTGTATATGATCAGATCCTTCTCGTCGTACCTAAGAGAGCAGTTCTGAAATTAAGCATGTTTTGAAAGATATATCGTTGAGCACTTGCCCGGCTTCCTCTTTTGTTTCCCGCAGGGCAGTGGTAAAATCATCCTCGCCTGGGTCGACATGTCCCTTGGGGGAACTCCAGTGGAAGGAGCCATAGGAAGCCTTCAGCAATAGGTATTGTATTTCCCCACAAAGGCggcgaaaaataacaaaaccagCTGCCTTTTTCATGTTGCTATCAATTAACCGAAACAGGTGTTTGGCCAGTGCTCGAAAGTGTCCAATAACAGTGGTGCTTTTCTAGCTGTTTCCCTCTTTTGGTTATAAGTTCactttgtgtaaaaggaaatTTATCAGTGTTGAAAACCGATTGCAGATTTAACGTATGTTTGCGGACTTGCACGTTGTTTTGTAAATTCATTACATAAATTGAGAAGAAGTGCATCCGATATGTACGCCCTGCTCCGACGCTTTGCCGGCGTCACCAACTTGGGCTGTCCCATCAGAAGCTACGCCTCCTTTACGCCCAGAGATATATTGCGGAGCAGCGATGAGACCGGCACACTGCTCACCCGCTTCGCCAAGCACATTGCAATGGAGCGCTACAGGGATTCGGATCACGTGCTACCCAAGACGACAGTCCGGTACTCTGACTTCTTTCCCATCACGGACGACCGGTACTTTCAGCGGACGGTGCAGAAAACGGATGCCGCCCAATTGCCCGCCCTGATCATCCAGGCTTCCAGCTATCGCTCCAATGCCGCTGTGCCCATGTATGTGACGGCGCTTAACACGTTGGATAACCATGCAGCCAAACAGCTGGACAAGATGGATACTTCCACCGTGCTGGAGACTCTCTACTCCTTTCTATTCCTCATACCTAGTTGGATAAAGCGAATGAATTTTTACCAAGCAGCCATGCAACGACTGGTAAAGGAGGACTTTCGCGGAAACAAGGAGCGATTCGTTCAGGTGTGCTTCTATCTGGGATTGCAAAAGAAGCAGGCCCAATCTTCTGAGGACTTCCAGAAGCTCCTGGAAGAGCATCTACCATCGCATCTGCCCGCCCTAAATGAAATGGACCTTGCTGTGGTAAGCAATGCGGCGTACAAA
This genomic stretch from Drosophila mauritiana strain mau12 chromosome 2L, ASM438214v1, whole genome shotgun sequence harbors:
- the LOC117135271 gene encoding bis(5'-nucleosyl)-tetraphosphatase [asymmetrical], giving the protein MKKAAGFVIFRRLCGEIQYLLLKASYGSFHWSSPKGHVDPGEDDFTTALRETKEEAGYDEKDLIIYKDTPLTLNYEVKGKPKIVIYWLAELRNPCQEPILSEEHTDLKWLPKEEAKQCVGFKDNQVMIDKFHQMILDQNKPM